The following DNA comes from Nitrososphaerota archaeon.
TATTTCTTTTGAAGGAGGAGAAGCTGAAACATTTGTATTAGATGGTCCAATATTTAAGAAAAAAATTTCTATAATTAAAGCTGAGAAAATTTGGAAAGGATATTATGGGCATTATATAATAAAAAAAGCAAAATTAATAAATAAAAATTAACTTTTTACTTGAGTAATCATGTATCTATCTAAAATTTTCCAATATTCTACGCTTACTCCAGGTTCAATTTTTGATTTTAATGTTTCATCTGAAGGAATTGGTACTTCTATTACTTCTAAAGTTTCATTATCCATTATACTTACAGTTTCTGTAACAGAAATTACTTGGCCACTTCTTTTATTTATTATTGGCACATCTACTTTAGCATCTACTGGTGTTATAATTGTTCTTTTTTGATTATCAAATATTCCTATTGCTACAATTCTTGCTTTTGCAGATCCATGTTTTCCAGGCTTAGATTTTTCTAATTCAACAATTTTACATGGTTCTCCATCAATTATAATATTATGTCCAACTTTTAATGAGCTTACAGGAGTTGGTTTGCTCATATTTCTTCAAATTTATTTTTATAAAAGTACTTTTTAAACTTTTGAATTCTATCTTATATTTTAAACTTTAATAAGGATTTTATTTTTAATTATTTAAAAAGTAAAAATACATTTTTCAATGGGGAAATAAATGAATATAAAAAAATGCGCTTTAATATATTCTTCATTAAAAAAGGATGAATCTAAACCTTTAATAAATGAAATAGAAAAGGTTTTATTAGAGAAAAATATAGAATTAAAATTAATAAAAGATTTTGATTTAGATAATATTGAAATTCAAAAATTTTTTTCAGAAATAGATTTTTTAATGGTTTTAGGTGGTAATGGATTATTTTTAAGATCTATTTCTAAAATAAATAATAAAAATACATTAGTTTTAGGAATAGATTTTGGTAGAAAAGGTTTTTTAGCAGAAGTTTCTCCAAAAGAATCAATAGATTTTATTAAAGATATTTTAGAAGGAAATTATATTATAGAAAAAGCTATGCGTTTATCAATTTATTTAAATAATAAAAAAATTGGAGAAGCTTTAAATGAAGCTTTATTAATTTCTCATATTACTGGAAAATTAATAGAATTTAAAGTAAGTTTTAATGGAAATATTTTAATACAAGGTTTTGCTGATGGATGTATTTTCTCTACTCCTATTGGTTCTACTGGTTATTCTTGTTCAGCAGGAGGACCAATAGTAGATTCTTATATAAAAGCTATTATAATAACTCCAATATGTCCTCTTTCAAATTTAAAACCCATAGTAGTATCTTCATCGAAAATTTTAGAAATAGAAATTTTAAATGGAGAAGCAGATATTGTTATTGATGGTCATCTTAGATATAATATTAAAAAAGAAGAAAAAATATTAATAAAAGAATCAGATTTTCCTATAAATTTTGTAAGAAGAGGAATTGAAAAAAGTTTTATAAAAAGAATAGAAAAAAGGCTTAGGTATTAAAATGGAAAATAATGAAGTTTATATTTTAGATTCTCCTGTTTTTATATCAGGTTTTACAGAATTTACTAATAAAAAATTTATTACAAGTAAGCTTGTATTAAAAGAAATAAAATCAAAGAATTTAATTAAGAAAATAAATATTATAATAAAGAAAGGATTAATAAAAATTATAAAACCAAAGGAAGAGTATATTAAAAAAATAATTGAAATTTCTAAAGAAATAGGAGATTTTAAAAAATTATCTCAAACAGATATAGAAATTCTTGCAATAGCTTTAGAAGGAAAAAATAAAGGAAAAAATGTAATAATAGTTTCAGATGATTATTCTTTACAAAATATAGCAAAATATTTAGGTATAGAAATAAGAGGTGTGCATTTTCCAAAGATAAAGAAAAGTATAGAATGGCAATGGTATTGTCCATCATGCTTTAAAAAATATAATAATGGAGCAAGTAAGGTGTGTCAAATATGCGGTTCTGAACTTAAAAGAAAACCTAAAAAATTAAGAAATATTTAATTTTATTTTTTATAAAATTTTAAAATTGTATTTATTGCCCATATAGAAGCAAAAATTGAAGAAATAAATTCAGGTATTGCTACACCATATACTCCTATACTTTTCCATGGAATAAGCCATGTAATAATCATAAGTATTGCAATAATAATTGTAAAGAAACCATATTTTTTCATTTTTAATAAAATTGATGAAATTCCTAAAAATATAAATGAAAGAGGAGAAAATGCAAAAAACATTATTGAAACATATAAATGTATTTTTCCAGCAGTTTCAGGAAATATTCCTATTAAAGATAATGAAATTGCAGTTAATAAAAATAAAAATATTCCAATTTTACTTAATAAACCTTTAAAGAAATTGTATAAACTTAAACTAAATAAAATTAAGAAAAATCCAGATAAAATTAATCCTGTATTAAATATTATTGCTGAAGGTTCTCTTGCACCTAAATCGCTTAAAGCATTATTTTTCCAAGAAAACCAATCAGAAATTATTATAGAAAATATAATGGAAGAATATGCTATTATAATAGAAATTATGCCGCATATTAATAAAAGTTTATTTTTATTAAAAGAAAACATCTCTTTTCTTTTTATTTTAAGATATTCCTTGAATATAAAAATTGTTTTTTAAAAATGCAGGGGGTGGGATTTGAACCCACGATGGCTTGCGCCAGTGACTGCGCCAGTAGGTCTTGAGCCTACCCCCTTACCAAGCTAGGGTACCCCTGCTTCTTCATATTATATTTTTTTAAAATCATATTTAATATTTCTTCTACTTCTTTATGAGCTTTTTCTTTTAACCATTCAGATATTATTCCTTTTTTATATGCTTCTTCTAATTCTTCTATATCTATTACTTTTGGAGGATTATTTGGAAGTTTAACAATATCTATTCCTAAATCTACATATCTAATATAATTTTCATAAATCTCTATTGGAGTACATATACTATAATATTCTCCTTTTAAATTATTCATAAAATTATAATATTTAGAATGAATAAACCAATTTTCTCTTGAAATTTCTGTTAAAGCATAATCTCCTATATTCTTTTTTATTCCTAAACCATTATAAATTCCTTCACTTTTAAATTTTCTTTTTAATATTATTTTATTTCCATTTCTATAAATTACTTTTCCTGGAGTAAGATTTATTATTTTTCCATTTAATTTTACATGTTGAATTCTAACTAATTGATTTATTTTAGGTAGCATATTATTAAAATTTTCTGAAAAAAGTTTTGAAATTATATCTCCATTTATTAATTTTTTATGAACAAGTTTTTCAATAAAAGAAACCATTTCTGAAATATTTTGTCCTCCTGCTCTTAAAGAATGATGGTAAGGCAAAGTAAAAACTACACTTTCTCTTATTTCATCTAATTTCTTTTTTGAAATTGCTGGAAATTCTATTTCATAAAATTCTATATTTTCTTTTATTTTTAATAAAATTGTTTTTATATATTGATTTATAATTTTTTCTCTTTTCCAAATAATTATATCAAGAAAATTTTTTCTTAAAATTTCTATGAAAAATTTTAATGGTTCATTTTTCCCTATTAAAAATACTCTATTTAAATCATTATGATTAGGTATTATGTATATATCTGCTTCTATTTGATTATTTTCTTTTATTGAAAACCTTTCTTTTTGTTTAATTGTTGGATTAACTATTTTTAATCCATTATCTATTGAAAATTTAACTAATGCAGTTGCGTAAATCCCTCTTATGCTTATATTATACAATTTTTTATCCTCAATTATGCTCTTAATTTTTCTAAAAGAGAAATTGCACTCCAAAGTTGAACTCTTGTTAATGGTGGCATATTTGGATCTTGCATTATTTCTTCAATCATTTCAACTGCATTTGCAGCTCTAACAGGAGGTGAAAATTTTTCATTAGATAGCATATCAGCTGCTTGTTTTGCTACTCTTCTAATATTTCTAGGAGTTCCAGTATCATTTGCTACAGTTTCTAATATTTGTAATACTTGAGCTTTTTTTGCTTCCCATTCTGAAGAGCTTGACATAAATATACGCCTCTTTTTTATTAAAAATCTTTTTTTAACTAAAACTTAAAATAAGAATTATTAAGTATTTATATATAAATTTTTAAAATAAATATTTTGTAAAATAATGAATAAAATTAAGTTTTATAAAAAAAGGTGAAAATATGGAAAATATTAATTCTGAAAATATTAAAAAAATGGCTGATGCTTTAAGAGCAGGAGCTAAAATGCTTTCTGAAATATGTCCAATATGTAAAAGCCCTTTATTTGAAATAAAAGGTGAAATACGCTGCATAAAATGTGATAAAAAAGTAATTAAAGTAAAAGATGAAAGTGAAGCAACAACTTATACAATTCCATATATTTTAAGAAATTTAGATTTAACATTAATACAAAAAATAGAAGAACTTACAATAAAATTATCAAAAACATTTGATTTAAATGAAATAAAGAATACAGGAGAAGTATTAAATATTTTATTAAATGTATTAAGAGAAAGTAAAAAGCTTCAAGAAAAAATAATTAAAGAATGAAATGGTAATTAAAATGAAAAAATATATTATTGCTTTTGAAGGGATAGATGGTGCAGGTAAAAAAACTCAAATTAATTTATTGAATAAAAATTTAATTAAAGAAGGTTATGAAACTTTTACATTATCTTTTCCATCATATGATACAGAAATAGGAAAAATAATTAAGAAAATTTTAATTGGAGAAGAAATTTTTAATCCATACATATTGCAACTTTTAAATACTG
Coding sequences within:
- a CDS encoding translation initiation factor IF-5A, which gives rise to MSKPTPVSSLKVGHNIIIDGEPCKIVELEKSKPGKHGSAKARIVAIGIFDNQKRTIITPVDAKVDVPIINKRSGQVISVTETVSIMDNETLEVIEVPIPSDETLKSKIEPGVSVEYWKILDRYMITQVKS
- a CDS encoding NAD(+)/NADH kinase → MNIKKCALIYSSLKKDESKPLINEIEKVLLEKNIELKLIKDFDLDNIEIQKFFSEIDFLMVLGGNGLFLRSISKINNKNTLVLGIDFGRKGFLAEVSPKESIDFIKDILEGNYIIEKAMRLSIYLNNKKIGEALNEALLISHITGKLIEFKVSFNGNILIQGFADGCIFSTPIGSTGYSCSAGGPIVDSYIKAIIITPICPLSNLKPIVVSSSKILEIEILNGEADIVIDGHLRYNIKKEEKILIKESDFPINFVRRGIEKSFIKRIEKRLRY
- a CDS encoding PIN domain-containing protein; protein product: MENNEVYILDSPVFISGFTEFTNKKFITSKLVLKEIKSKNLIKKINIIIKKGLIKIIKPKEEYIKKIIEISKEIGDFKKLSQTDIEILAIALEGKNKGKNVIIVSDDYSLQNIAKYLGIEIRGVHFPKIKKSIEWQWYCPSCFKKYNNGASKVCQICGSELKRKPKKLRNI
- a CDS encoding DUF998 domain-containing protein, producing the protein MFSFNKNKLLLICGIISIIIAYSSIIFSIIISDWFSWKNNALSDLGAREPSAIIFNTGLILSGFFLILFSLSLYNFFKGLLSKIGIFLFLLTAISLSLIGIFPETAGKIHLYVSIMFFAFSPLSFIFLGISSILLKMKKYGFFTIIIAILMIITWLIPWKSIGVYGVAIPEFISSIFASIWAINTILKFYKK
- a CDS encoding DUF402 domain-containing protein; the protein is MYNISIRGIYATALVKFSIDNGLKIVNPTIKQKERFSIKENNQIEADIYIIPNHNDLNRVFLIGKNEPLKFFIEILRKNFLDIIIWKREKIINQYIKTILLKIKENIEFYEIEFPAISKKKLDEIRESVVFTLPYHHSLRAGGQNISEMVSFIEKLVHKKLINGDIISKLFSENFNNMLPKINQLVRIQHVKLNGKIINLTPGKVIYRNGNKIILKRKFKSEGIYNGLGIKKNIGDYALTEISRENWFIHSKYYNFMNNLKGEYYSICTPIEIYENYIRYVDLGIDIVKLPNNPPKVIDIEELEEAYKKGIISEWLKEKAHKEVEEILNMILKKYNMKKQGYPSLVRG
- a CDS encoding UPF0147 family protein, whose translation is MSSSSEWEAKKAQVLQILETVANDTGTPRNIRRVAKQAADMLSNEKFSPPVRAANAVEMIEEIMQDPNMPPLTRVQLWSAISLLEKLRA
- a CDS encoding Sjogren's syndrome/scleroderma autoantigen 1 family protein, translating into MENINSENIKKMADALRAGAKMLSEICPICKSPLFEIKGEIRCIKCDKKVIKVKDESEATTYTIPYILRNLDLTLIQKIEELTIKLSKTFDLNEIKNTGEVLNILLNVLRESKKLQEKIIKE